The DNA window TCATCGTGGTTTAGAGTTCACTTGTTAATCATTCAGCACACCACTGGTACCATGGTAACACAACCCAGCTGACCACTGCGATGACAACGCCGACATCAGTGGCGTCAGATTAAAGCTTAGGCAGACCCGCAGAGAGCTGCACTCATTCTATATTCATGGTTTCTGTTGGCATGAATTATTTGTGTCTTGTGGATTCTTTCCTGACAAGACAAAGAACATTTTCTGTAAATTCTCATCCAACTTGATGCAGTTTTGACAGCAGGCCTCCTCTGTGCTGTGAAAGTTGAATCATGTTTCTGTAAGAGGATCCATAacctgctctctcctctgctgctgcttcatttatTCCCTCTGTTAGTGACTGTAAGCAGAACATCCTAAGAGCCTCTGATATCTTCCTCGCCTCACTAGATTTTTCTCCTGACCTGCTGCAGAGGAAGTCTGTTTATGccatgttttaaaagaaaaaaatacagactGCCCTGTACGTAGCGATGAGGCTCCAGGAAATGCCAACAATTGAGCACCACACCCTCGTCCCTCGGTAATGTACAGCAGAGATACGGGTGGGTGGGAGCATTTCCACTCAGCTCTCAGACTCAGAGGCTGCAGCTCGGAGAGACACTGTCTGACAGGGACGGGAAACAATATGCACTCTGACCTCCGAGAACAATAACCTAACCTTTAAGAAGAccagaggagaaaagagcagagagtTCCTCATAAAAACCCTCAACACTGATTCAACCGGCACAGTCACCGTTCAGGCTTCCGCTTCTATTATTACTGCTGTTGTCGGTGGTTGTTACTAGATCAGAATGAGAAGTGGAAATCCTCTCCGCCTAGTTTGCTTCCTGCTGCTCTGAGCTGATAAGGAACCGCTTCTGGTCAAATCTCCAGCGGACAAAAGGTTCACACAGCATCCCACTAAACAACAAACCTATATCATCATCTGCGTGCACATCGCATAATTCAACGTATAATCAGTCCGCACATTTATGCGGGGGGCCGCATTTTTTTCAAATACGCCGCACTTTCGCCACATAAATCGCCGATTTCCGCGCAAAATGCTCGAAACATGCGGGGCTTGCATGATTTCATAATCCCCGCACTTTCGTTGCAGAAAAAGTCACAGATATCTCCGCAGAAACCCGCAAAATGTTGCGTTTACTTCACACAGGAGCGGCCATTTTCCTCCTGTTACCTTGGGAACGTTATGAAGTGACGTCATCAGAAAGCTGCAAACCCCGCGACGAAGTTTGTGTAgtgtgttgtggtgtgtgtttgtttgtgtggtgtgttgtggttggtgtgtgtgtctgtgcactttGTGCATTGGAAGCCCTCATATTAACAGATGTCTGTTTTGTATAGCTACCTCTGTAAATCAGGaagcacacattttattttattgtttcattcattcatttttacagaAGTTGTAGTTGTATTCTTTTGTTGAAGTAACTTGTTCGACTCATCAACATTTTGATGAGTATGAATGATGAGTATTAATGTATCATAGGAAGTCACACTTCCTATGATACATTAACGTAGTAGCCTAGTGAGAACAGAGTGTAGGGGGAAATCACTTCTCATTCATCAAACTGCAGTTTTTGCAAGTTCCCATAATTTCATCACATTAAATTGCATAAATATCCTGCATATTCCATCGCATTTTTTAAGAAAACGTGCCTCATAAACAAGGATGTTTGCCCGTAACAATCACCAGAAAACTCTGCATTTTTCTGGAAGGACTGTCTAATATCATCTTTCCATTTCTGAAATGGCAGAATTATGTTCGTATAATTATTCTTCaactaaatttaaatgtttaggTTGAATtctacaacacaaaacaaagagttATGATCTTTTTTTTGACGGTTTAGTTCCAGTCTTTAGCTCAATATGACAAAAATGTAAACTTTTTTTCAGCCCAGgtttcaaacttaaaaaacagacaaaacagaaaaactacaactaccttcaggaaaaacagagaggacCCTACCTGCCCTCGTTGACCTTTGTAGGGTCTCCAGTGCATGTGAAGTCTTCGATATAAGCCCCTGATGAACAGTTGATAAGTTCCCAGTTGGGCCTGCAAACGTCCAGGAAGTGTGGCCTGAGCCGGCCGATGGAATACTTGGCGATGTCGGTCAGAGACTGGCTCATGGCGGCACCAAAGAGAAAGGTACCGATGGCTTTGTAAACAGAAGCAATGTAGCTGCCAAAAGACGACTTGGATTTGATGCGAGTTAGATAAACTAAAAGGCACTCGCCAATGATCATCTGTaagagggaggggaaggaggaaGGGAGACAGCGTCAGACGTATGCACAGATAAACGAACTcccaaattaaaatcaaaaagatGCAACTAAAAGAATTCTACATCAGAGCCAGCAATATTCACTAATGCCATCACCACTAGCTGCACACAAAGCTATCTCCTTTATGTAACTGCTTTTAGAGGAATAGTTATTTGGACCATTTTTAGAAATGCAGTCTTTCTTTTTGAGTTAGATGAAGAGATGTATACCACTCTCATATTGGTTAATAATAAACGACAGCTAGCAGCAGGCAAACTAAGCTTAGCACAGCTGATGTGTCCCTGACCAAACAAAAATCACCTTCCCATCACACACTAGCTTTTGTTGTGGATTAAATAAACAGGCTACATCGTATCAATATGAGATAATgatattcaaatcaaatcaatctactttatatatatatatatatatatactttattgtcccatAGGGACTTTGGGCCaaagtgctacagcagctgcagaacagtacattgtggatgattttaaacagtgttttcctctgcttCACATCGATACACTAACCTAAGATAACCGCTAAgttggttatgttttcactgccATTTGTGTCTTTCAGAAAGGTGactcaaaaactacagaactgatttccatgaactTTTATAGAAATGAGGTTCATGAATTTCTTACATTTTGGAGCACTTCCAAGTATATGCATTCTCTGAGCATCCTTCTAGTTAACAACATGATATTCAATATCAAACCATtcctttaaattcaatgaacaacaaaaaatattattattgttattatgtttTGGCAGTATTTCTACCAATACTGTTGGAAATATCATGACCAAAGGAAGGTGTCCACTTAAAATAATTAACATGAATACTTTAGTTCGCTGTAAAAGTTTATATTAGATAATGCCTCTTGTTGAGCCTGTACTTGCATGTGTGTTCGTAGTGCTGTGTGATACATCAGAGTAATGACTCATAATTTCCCCTTGTTGGCATTGTGCTTCaggtgcatgtgaatgtgtttgtttggcaACAGTGTGAGCAGATAACAGGCCTAGGGGACAGAAGACTTGTCTCACTTGACAGGACTTTATCGCTGCCGCTTTGCTTCCAGTATCTTTAAGTGCTGAGAATAAGAGAACTACAAACTTCTGCTGATGTGTCACTAAAGATTTATGTTGTCTGTTTCTCATAACTCAACTTAGTCCAGCTATACATTTTATACACTATGTTTACAATGGAGGATGAATGTCAGCGTTTTTCATTCATCCGTGGAGTTAAACctcatttgtctttatttaaaggACATTTTCACTGCTTATAAATACAATTGACTGGGTCTatttagccttttttttttttagctatataggtttttatcttatttattctaCAGAATTAGGTTAATGCCTCACTGCTTGTGAAGCCTTGGCCTCATTAAGCATCTTCTTGTCAAATCGGCTGCAGATTTAGTTAGTAGTGGaaagtttcaaaataagacTGTTAGAACCTGACCTATATGGGTTTTTGTGTGCTGATACCGATATTACAGAGTAAAAGATTTCTGATACGACAAATACAACTGAATGTTTTGAAGTCTATTTAGTAGGAAATTAAGCTGAGTTTAAAGGTAGCTATGGTTAATTCAAGCACTTAAAACGCATTATTATCACAGAATAATCTATAAACCAGAAACCATGgttaaagagaaaagagagaagttaAGTGTGTAAGTGGATGAAGATGAGCagcaaaaagagagggaggattATGAGAAGATAAGAGAAGAAAACGGTTTGCAGAGAACAAAACTGATGCACTTACAGTGAGTATCACGATGGGAATCATGACACCCCCTAACAACTGATAGGAGATGGTCTCCTCTCTATCGGGGTACTTGATTGAATCATCATTACAGAAAAAGCCCCGGTGGAAAGGAGTGTGTTTCACATTTAGTATTACAAACGGGAGTCCAGCTAGCAGAGAagcagtgagagaaaaaaaaacatgttataaaGATGTCACACTGGCTGAGAACCATGACCATGATGCAACAGTGTCTGGCTGTGAGGAGATGGTAGCCATGCGAGAGTTGCGTCCTCTGCTACAATCCACCATTTTCTGCAAATAGTAATTGTTATAAGCATCAGCAAGGAAACAAGACAGTTGAATGCTGTTAAAGAGTGAAAGTTAAAAGAGCAAAATCAAACTTTggagcacaaaaaaaaacatttctgaggaTGTTAATGCGACGGGAGCTCTGTAACTTTCTCTTCTAGGCTGTGATAGGTGCAGTTGACGGGTTGTTGAATTGGGGATGCAGTTGACTTCGCTCCAGCAGACCCACGGGAAGCTGAAGCTGTCAGCATGTGAGAAGAAGCAGTGGTCTCACATACTGTGCATCCCTTACATGACTGAAACTCTACACCACACTACGCACTTTCACTCAtggttttttaatttctcttccCTTCAGGAATAAGAACAAACTTTACATCTCATTATATCTGACTTTCAAGTTGTTAACACTCTAACTTCCCACACGCTCTCCTGCAGTTTCCTTTGGCAGACGGTGAGTTGTTTGAATATTAGACAACAGTAAcatttaagaataaaaatagtGCAACAGATTGAGGTTATCAATACTCGTGATACATACAAGACTCGATGGAAGAGATTACCTACTGATATCACAAAGTAATaagagggcacacacacacagagcaataTCTCAGGAAACAATCGCTCTGGTCCAGAAGAGCATTCCAGCTATTTTAAGGAACAGAGGGACACAGCATGCAGCCTGCATGTGTTGCACTAATTAACAACAGCAAGACATATTTAACCAAAGAGATTAAAAGAATAACAAGACTGGCCTTCCTTCATATCATCCATTTTCAGATTAACACATTCATTTGTGGTTCTGGTCTTTTGTGTGGGGTTGAGTTTGTGTCTGGACTAGATGTTTAGTGCTGGACTATTTACATATATGACAATATTAGAAATAGTTTGGTAGGTACATATcagttgtgttgtattttatctGTAGTCTGAATATTGAATGGTGTATCATATTAACCTATGAGCTAATTGTAATAAAAGTTTTGTGGCAGAAAGCCTCATAAATCCTGTGGCAAGTGAGATCAAACAAACCTTTGTTCTAGGACTGTTTCTGATCATGCACGCGTGTGTGTATAgatgcagcagaatttattaTTTGTTACAACGTATTTTAAGTGGACATCCTCCTTCATCTTCAGCTTAGTGAAACTAACGTACATTTACAATTTTTGGTTTTCATAACAGTGACAGTTCTGTATCATCTGCAGTATCTCAAGTCAACAGGAAGCTGATCATTATGGAGATGTGTTGGCTTTTAAACGTACTGGTCTTGCTGGCTCTGAGtcctaacacaaaggaaaacaagTGTAACTTATAACAATGACTTATGCTTTCCATGTAGATGTGCTGGCACACGAAATCTTACCACACGCTCTGGCACACCTTGGAATGCTCAATTGTCATGAGTTACACCTGTGGCTGGTAACCCATTTTCCACGAGACTGGTCGTGTCTACACTACGTCATGACTCCTACTTACGCAGCTAATGGGCAGAGTGAAGCCCACAGTGTAGAGAACTGTGGAGGTGATAGTGCTGCTGTGGAACGGGTACTTGATGCTGTCGTCGTTACAGAAAAAGCCCCTCTGGTAGGGGCGGATCTTACCCAGGTTAAAGGCTGCCAGAGGCAGACCTCCTGTGGACAGAGATCAGGGGGAGTTAAGGCTGGAAGAAGTCAGACATGGCAGAGAACGTGAGGGTGCTGAGGGACATGGGTGCGGGTCTTCAACCATGTAATCTTTCGGGTGGAGGTGAAAGACCCCCAACCTTTCTAACAACTGAATTGAGAAAATGATTAGCTTGATTATATGTGTGTTATTGGTACTAACCCCGATGAAATGTTTGTGCAATTATGTAGAGGGTTGTTAAGTCTTTGGACGGACCTCGACTGAAACTGGTGTGAAAGGAGCTGCAGAAGTAACATAACACTTCCTAAAGATAAAACCATAAAGTTAATGGATTTGTTTCCACAGTGCAAAGTCCATAGAGTGTAACACTCCCGTCATTTCTCTGACTGTTAACCATCAGTCGTTCATCCATTTGAACAAAAATTGAGAGTCTGTTGTATTATTGCATATTAACAGCCCCTGTCTAATAAAGGCAGAAACGACTGCACCCACAAACTGTCTATGAGCGACTTCAAACTAACTTCTCTCTCTGGTATTCTTGTTCTGTCGCTTCTGCAGCTGTTCACGCTGTCAGCTGTGCTATCCAAAATTTGATGGGCAGCAACAGCTGGAGACGCCAGTGAGTCAGAACAGAAACAGGCAAATGGCAGGACATGGGCAAGACCCCACTGTAACTTTCTAACAGAGTTACACTTTAATTTGCTCTCATCTGCAACCAAACGGCTTCACAACacataaaagagaaataaagaaaaatgtggatATATggaaacataaatacatatttccaAGTAATATTTGATCAAGACTCAAAAGCAGCCGCTCAGTCCCTGCTCATACATTTCAGAAACTCACATTTATCGTGTTTATGTTCTCAATACATCTATGTTAGTGTTACATGCAGCCGAGCATGACAGCTGGTAACAGCCTCAGTCTGGAGACTCTCACAGATGATTATAATttagtgtgtgcgtgcatgtgtcaTTAGCAGAATAATCAAGTTGGCGTCTGCATCAGTCGTCCAAACAGCTCACTGAGAGTGTACACACACTGCTCCTCACTGCACATATGTAGCCTGGGAGTTCATCACCAGGTCAAATCCCCTGCACTCAGTCAACTTTTTGTTGGTGGGGTGTTTGACCTTCAAAGTGCAGAGCGACGCATGTgttcagtaattttttttttcaaccatcATCGGTTTAGTTTAGAGGCAATTATGGTGCAACGttaaacacttgataaacagcaaaacatttttaaaaatctgaggtagatcaattatgtgttatatCTCCTCACTGAGCTTACACAATGCAAAAgcattatatcaatatattcGACtattgttatattgctattgatggaAATTATATAGTGATATAGTTGTATAGCCCAGTCCCACTTTAGACTGCACAAGTGGAGCCATAGCCTTATGAGTCATCGTACAAATCAATTATCCATAATTAGATTTGAAGCCTTAAGAGGCCATGTCTCAGCAGAACTGAAACATGGCCGCTCTCAGAGAGGCTGAGAGATGTTACAGAAATCTTAAACATGATATGAGTGAACTGTATTAGCCTGACATTTACTTGTCTTACAGATTATATAATGAGAATGAGGTGAGAGATGTCAGTGTCGGTTTAAAACATAGACTGAGAGGTAGTAGTGCATCTTATAATCACTTTTCTCAGCAATACCCTGAACtgatgtaaaacattttgttgttttgtttgatttaaggGAGTAGAAACCAGTTTATGGACAAACAGTTCAATTTAAGTTTGAATGTTTGAGTGAATTAATGAGCTGTAAAATGTCTGACACGACATGTGCTGCAATAATGACTGTGTTATTCGATTGGTCATTGTTTCAAtgcaaaaatgtgaaatactCATCAATTCTACCCTCTTACATTTGAGGATGACAGGTCACAAGTGATGGTAAACATAATTATCTTTGGATTTTAGCCTGTTTATCAGAGAAAACCACATATTTTGAACACATCACTTACAACTCTGCAAACTTACAATCATCATTTAACACAATGTATTGGCCAAACAACGAATCAATTAATTTAGAACATGATCTGCAGACaattaaaattataaattattattagtagCAAACTCAACTCAAATACTTATTCTCCATTGGAAATCAAATGTACAGGTACACACACTTGGATTATTTGGagtaaataaacatttgtcaATGAGACAGTAACCATAGGAACCATATACTGTGTGTGATATGCTGATTGAGTTACTGCAGAGACGTGTTGtgtttaaataaatttaaaacagCACCACTATTAACCAGAGGGCATTTTAAAACCAGTAAAAGACTGTGGCGGTCATTTGCATACAATGGAAACACAGAACATGGAACACTGCATCGATTAGCCTTCACTGATCAGATACAACAACATAAAGCGATTTATTATCGGAAGAATGAGAAGAGTTAGAGTAAATGGTGTTAAAGTCTCAGTAACGCTGAACAGTCACCACTCCCTTCACGCGACTATTAAATATCCAAAAGAAGGTTAAGATTAGAACAGATCGCAGATCGGTTTATATGGGAAACAGCCGCAGGAGACAGATACACACTCACCCAGGATGAGACAGGCTACGTCAAGCAGGACAAAGGGGATTCCTCTGGTCTCGAACATGTTTGCTCTCGTCTGTCCCGGACTCGTGTCCCAGGCTTCCGCTGCTGTTCACTGATAAACACTGGACTGAggtggaggggggtggggggtgagtGGTTGCTCCTCCTCGGGACTTCGCTGTTTAAAGGGAACAGCAGATAAGGAATGTGGACGCCCTCTTGTTGTGGCTAACAAACAGACCAGTCCGCCCAGGAAGAGGCTCGTCTGACGGAGAAACGCGTCGACCTGTCGGGTGGCGGAGGACCGCAGCTCAGCCGGTGCAGCCACAGCTCAGCCATGTCTGTTCTTAAAGCTGGGAAATGGAGCCGGTTGTCTCTGTCATGCAGGAGGGGACAGTCTTCACCTGCACGGAGACACCGGGCTGTCCTCTGGAGGAGGTTCGGAGCCGGTGCCGGAAGAGCCTGTTTGACAGATCCAGAGATATCCACAGGAGGCCGAAGCTGCAGGCCCGGTGCGGCCTTCAGGGACAAGCGGAAAGATATTACCCACATGATGACCTCACGCCACTTCATACATTTCACAATACTAATTCAAAACAGAAGGTGCACCAAAAATGAAATTTAACAATGAGGACACACAACAAAACTATGGAAAAACTCAAATAGCGCATATTGGAACTTCAGAAAGTCAGATGCAGGTAACCTGTTTGATGCACGAACACTCCTGTAAATAGGGTTATCCTCGGTCATGATTGAATAATTACACAGTTACAAAGTATTCAGTTAAtcttatataataatcatatttacattttagtaATTTATATAATCATGATAGCAAAATATTGTGCAATTGTAATTGATTAGTTGTTTGGCCAATATATTATACACTAGCCCATTTGTGACACATGGTAATCTGTGTATACACACAGTCTGCTTTATTTAATTCAGTCATTCTGTGTAtattgtgtataaatatatatattatctcgGATAGTTAAATTTACCATGGAATGTCAATTATGCAAGAAACACAACCGGCTGTATTTAGCTCACAGACCCCATCTGCTGTTCGGGAGGTTAAACTACACCATTATGCTGAATACCAGCTCAAAAATCTTCTAATTTTCGATGTGCTACATGTTTCTGTAAGGTGATCCATTTCATTTAGTTGAATGATATTTAAAAGGATTTTTCACAGGCCTCGAGGGGTCAGAAAAACCTCAAAGAGATGCAAAGAATAATTAGAGGGGTGCAAAAAAGCAGGATCTTTTttattaaagagaaaataaattcaatatgTCCCTGATTCTCTGACCGATCAAGGAAAAGTGATTAAAAGTTGCATGATAAAAATAAAGCCTGTGTGGAAAATAACCTTTACAAAACAATAGTtgtcaataataatatatatatatatatattagtatcatacacattttatataaacacatgttTATTGTGTTCTGTGGTACTTAAGAAAACAAATTGGaatacaatacatacaatacacaaatattttattcaactaatttacattaaatgaaaagataacATTGACATGCAAAGGTTTTTGATGTATTATTACAAGGAATGTTTCAATATAACTAAAAAAGTGCCTTTTCACATCTTTGGTCAAACACCAAAAATACATTGTTACatgattgttttgattgaaGAAGTGCTGGCAAATTAATTATGTGTGAGcataataaaagaaagaagataTAAGCAACCAACTGAGGCAGCTGAAGATTGGCAGAAATACTTGAAACGTCACATTTTCTCTTCAGTATTGCACTCTGGAATTTAATTATGAcatgagaaacaaaaacataacaatcAAAAGTCTGATTCTGACTTGTTAAGTCGTCGTCAGTGTCATGACAGTGATCAGTACTACTGTCAGTCCGTTATTCATCCTTTATCCATCCATTATGTGTCCACAAATTAATtatgtgacaaaaacacaaataagtctatataatgttttctctttaaaaaatagtcatgtgaaataatattaagggcacatacacacacacttacatctTATACGGAGAAGGCTTTCGAGAAAAAAGTCAATTTACGGACAAATACCTAGAGATAATGTAATTTATGGCATGTTTTCCTTTAACACCAACTCTCATCCAATTAAAAGATGAatggcacatacacacaatactGCATTTTGAATGAGACAAACAGAACCTTATAAATGGTGacatacagaaaataataacaaacataaataaaaaaataactgacCAATAATTTATAAAATGCTTTACAAGGCCATTTCAGGCTTTGAAGAAGTCCTTCATAGTTTAACCTACATGCTATTCATTTTCAATCCACTAGGTGGATCTGTTTCCCTACATATAAAAACCTGTATTGAAGAAGACAGTGTtcaggtttttttctctccacaagGCACATGGTTCAGAAATGTTCCAGCTCAAAGTTCAGggcctgtgttttctctctgaagaGACTCGCTGCAGTTACACAGGAAAACTCAAACGCACATGAAAGTACAGATGGATGATCGGACAAAATCAGAGTACTGCAGTAGTTCAGATGTTAATAGAAGTTGTTGAGATATTAATGCCTGACTTATCGAGCCCACACGTGATGTCACATTGTCCATCAACAACCACAACAGAGCAACAACATGATCTGAATTCTTGAAAAGGTTGTTAAaaagttttcacatttttcatttagggaatagtttgatattttggtaAATATGCTTATTCTCACTCTTCAAGAAAGTTATACTAGACGAGTGATTCCTCTCTCATTCCTGGACACAAATTATGAAAATACGGCGAGCAGCCTTTTAATTTAGCTGAACAGAGATGAAATGTAACTAAGTTTACTTACTCAAGTAGTGTGTGCTCTACTTAAAACTCATGTAGTGTACCTCAGTATTTTCATTCCATGCTCACGTTCAAGAATCAGCcaaatgacagaaaattaatcaccaactattttcatttttccgTTTAAAGTGCTGAAAGTTTGGTATTCAAGCATCTCATATTTGATAAAATGGGGCTTTTCAACCTTCACCACATCCCAGTACATTTTAAGCCCACCAACACACTGAGGCAGAAACTGGTCCACCCCAAAGACAAAACACCCAGACATAGGTAGATCAATGTAGTATGTGCAGTTAAATGTAGTGATGATGCACAGACCTAAACAACCCCTTCACAGATGCATGGCACAGCACAGGAGAGCCAGCTCCTCAGGTCAGGACTCACCTACATCTAAAGGACAAGGGACATTCAAGTGAAGACAACAGTGTCCACATTTTGGCCAGGGAAGAGAGAAGGTTTGAAAGAGGAGTTAAGGAAGACATCTACGTCAAACTAGAGAAACCATCTCCGAATGGGGGAGGAGGTTTAAGAAACTACCATCAGCCACATTCAACACAGTCTTGAACTCACAGAGGGCGGGTGGGTCAACGACTCTCAACGACTCTCAACGACCCGCAAACAACTCCCAACCAAACCAACAGCAGGGTGGGTCCAGCCTCTCAGGTAACCTTAGTCGTTAAGGTTAAGGTGGATAATTGCAATAGAGTATTTTTACAATGTGCTATAAATACTTTTACCTGAATACATCCTTAATGCACAGTTTATTTCCCCATTAGACAGggccaggctagctgtttccctctatcgccagtctttatgctaagctaagctaatcacCTGCTGACTCCAGCTCCATATTTTGCGTACACAGATGAGAGTGAAATCTGTAGTCTTGTGTAActtgttgaaaagaaaataaataagcatATTGCTCAAAAACAGTTGAACTACTCTTTAAAATCGTTTGTAGCTCATATCAGCTGATTTTGTCTCCTCTACTTTGAACTGATTGCAGTCACTGCAGTGATTCTAACTCAAAACTTGTGAGTCTTCATGTCTTCTTGGGGTTtgagttctgctgctgcttctgtttgcGGAGGTGCGCCTCGATCTCGTGCCTGAAGAACAGCATCCCCAGCTGGCCGTGCGAGGCCTCGTTCATGGCCTTGGACTGCATGCACATGCGGTACTGGTCCGGCGGGAGCTCATCGGCACAGTGCTTCTCGTGCCACAGGTGGAACAGGCCTCGTGACGGCGCTCGCACCACTAGGAGGTTGCTGTGGAGGTACTTCCTGTAGAGGTGGACGTCCTCACCTCCCCAGCCTTTGATGTCGATGTCAAAACCTCCTGCGAGAACAGAATTGAAAAGTCATTTAAAACATGTGCTTGTGGAAAGATATTTCAAACCTCTTTATATGCAAACACTCAAAGCAATGTTTATTCTCTGCACTGTGTTCACTAACTCTTGGTGGAATGCTGATTGTGGGTCCTGATTAGAGCAAACAGAACGTGATCATAATCTCAGCACGGTGGTTGGTTGTTTGGTGAAGGGGCAGCGAGGAAACTCAACATATCTCGACCGGCGTGTTTAAATCTGCATCTTTCATGTCTGGACAATAATTCTCTCAGTGTATAACACAAGCtgggtgttttgttttgatttttctctttctccctcctctcttaaTTCCTGCTCCAGGGCTAAACAGAGAGAAGACATGAACGTGAACCCAGCAGACGAActgttcctttgtgtgtgtgtgtgtgtgtactcacggtctaaataatgaattccattGTCATTTCTGATGAGCATACCTGCAGGACTAAATTATGcctttaaaggaatagtttatCAATTTGGGAAACATGGTTATTTTCAGTCCTGTGGAGATTCATCTGAGACAAATGATTCctgaataaagatgaagatttagccGGAACATGGTTACTTCAGTTTAGCATAAACCCTGGGGAAAAAGGGGAATCAGCTCGCCTGCAGACCAGcagcttgtttgtttcatctgaataATATAAGAACATGCATACTGTATG is part of the Paralichthys olivaceus isolate ysfri-2021 chromosome 18, ASM2471397v2, whole genome shotgun sequence genome and encodes:
- the plpp1a gene encoding phospholipid phosphatase 1 isoform X1, which gives rise to MFETRGIPFVLLDVACLILGGLPLAAFNLGKIRPYQRGFFCNDDSIKYPFHSSTITSTVLYTVGFTLPISCMIIGECLLVYLTRIKSKSSFGSYIASVYKAIGTFLFGAAMSQSLTDIAKYSIGRLRPHFLDVCRPNWELINCSSGAYIEDFTCTGDPTKVNEGRLSFYSGHSSFSMYCMLFLALYLQARLQVEWARLLRPTIQFFLIAATVFTGLSRVSDYKHHWSDVLTGLLQGALMALLVVFFVSDFFKPHVDSRKEDMSHTTLQETPTNGNHFESPN
- the plpp1a gene encoding phospholipid phosphatase 1 isoform X2; protein product: MFETRGIPFVLLDVACLILAGLPFVILNVKHTPFHRGFFCNDDSIKYPDREETISYQLLGGVMIPIVILTMIIGECLLVYLTRIKSKSSFGSYIASVYKAIGTFLFGAAMSQSLTDIAKYSIGRLRPHFLDVCRPNWELINCSSGAYIEDFTCTGDPTKVNEGRLSFYSGHSSFSMYCMLFLALYLQARLQVEWARLLRPTIQFFLIAATVFTGLSRVSDYKHHWSDVLTGLLQGALMALLVVFFVSDFFKPHVDSRKEDMSHTTLQETPTNGNHFESPN